The Microbulbifer sp. TB1203 nucleotide sequence GCCCACGTTCTTTTTTGTCTCCGTCACCCCGGGGATGTGCATGACCCTGGCGCTGACCATGGGCATGACCTACGGCGTCCGCCGTACCCTGTGGATGATGGTCGGCGAACTGGCGGGCGTGGCGCTGGTGGCGGTGTCCGCGGTGGCGGGCATCGCCGCGGTGATGCTGCAGTATCCGGCGGCCTTCCAACTGTTCAAATACCTCGGCGGCGCCTATCTGGCCTGGCTGGGGATTCAGATGTGGCGCGCGCGGGGCGGCATGGCGATGGTTCTGGCGGAAGAGAGCGAAACGCCCGCCCCGCCGCGCCGCGCGCTGGCAGCCCAGGGGTTCGTGACCGCGGTGGCCAACCCCAAGGGGTGGGCGTTCTTTATCGCACTGCTCCCCCCCTTTCTCAACGACAGTTCCCCGCTGGCGCCGCAGCTGGCAGTACTGGTTGCTA carries:
- a CDS encoding LysE family translocator; translated protein: MIDLSALALFVPTFFFVSVTPGMCMTLALTMGMTYGVRRTLWMMVGELAGVALVAVSAVAGIAAVMLQYPAAFQLFKYLGGAYLAWLGIQMWRARGGMAMVLAEESETPAPPRRALAAQGFVTAVANPKGWAFFIALLPPFLNDSSPLAPQLAVLVAIILLLETLCLLIYASGGSTLSRLLHRGENVRLVNRIAGTLMLMVGGWLAFG